A stretch of the Elephas maximus indicus isolate mEleMax1 chromosome 3, mEleMax1 primary haplotype, whole genome shotgun sequence genome encodes the following:
- the JUN gene encoding transcription factor Jun, with protein MTAKMETTFYDDALNVSFLQSESGAYGYSNPKILKQSMTLNLADPVGSLKPHLRAKNSDLLTSPDVGLLKLASPELERLIIQSSNGHITTTPTPTQFLCPKNVTDEQEGFAEGFVRALAELHSQNTLPSVTSAAQPVSGAGMVAPAVASVAGGSGGFSASLHSEPPVYANLSNFNPGALSSGGGAPSYGAGGLAFPAQPQQQPQPPHHLPQQIPVQHPRLQALKEEPQTVPEMPGETPPLSPIDMESQERIKAERKRMRNRIAASKCRKRKLERIARLEEKVKTLKAQNSELASTANMLREQVAQLKQKVMNHVNSGCQLMLTQQLQTF; from the coding sequence ATGACTGCAAAGATGGAAACGACCTTCTATGACGATGCCCTCAACGTCTCCTTCCTCCAGTCCGAGAGCGGCGCCTACGGCTACAGTAACCCCAAGATCCTGAAACAGAGCATGACCCTGAACCTGGCTGACCCGGTGGGCAGCCTGAAGCCGCACCTCCGCGCCAAGAACTCGGACCTCCTCACCTCGCCCGACGTCGGGCTGCTCAAGTTGGCGTCGCCCGAGCTGGAGCGCCTGATTATCCAGTCCAGCAACGGGCACATCACCACCACGCCGACCCCTACCCAGTTCCTGTGCCCCAAGAACGTGACGGACGAGCAGGAGGGCTTCGCCGAGGGCTTCGTGCGCGCCCTGGCCGAACTGCACAGCCAGAACACTTTGCCAAGCGTCACGTCCGCGGCGCAGCCGGTCAGCGGGGCGGGCATGGTGGCCCCGGCGGTGGCTTCCGTGGCGGGCGGCAGCGGCGGTTTCAGCGCCAGCCTGCACAGCGAGCCGCCAGTCTACGCCAACCTTAGCAACTTCAACCCGGGCGCGTTGAGCAGCGGCGGCGGGGCGCCCTCCTATGGCGCCGGCGGCCTGGCCTTTCCCGCGCAGCCCCAACAGCAGCCGCAGCCGCCACATCACCTGCCCCAGCAGATCCCCGTGCAGCACCCTCGACTCCAGGCCCTAAAGGAGGAGCCGCAGACGGTCCCCGAGATGCCCGGGGAGACGCCGCCCCTGTCCCCCATCGACATGGAGTCACAGGAGCGGATCAAGGCGGAAAGGAAGCGCATGAGGAACCGCATCGCTGCCTCCAAGTGCCGGAAAAGAAAGCTGGAGAGGATCGCCCGGCTGGAGGAAAAAGTGAAAACTTTGAAAGCGCAGAACTCGGAGCTGGCGTCCACGGCCAATATGCTCAGGGAACAGGTGGCACAGCTTAAACAGAAAGTCATGAACCACGTTAATAGTGGGTGCCAACTCATGCTAACGCAGCAGTTGCAAACGTTTTGA